A window of the Henckelia pumila isolate YLH828 chromosome 3, ASM3356847v2, whole genome shotgun sequence genome harbors these coding sequences:
- the LOC140892663 gene encoding uncharacterized protein, whose protein sequence is MDARNRGNNQQDTPHIPHPISPGYYISTEQAHGGGHKDPEFRWLQHGYIRNDYPRDLRHPHSHPQDLHEAIRWEIEKERIREDIIMQEIMRRRVLEAEVRRELMMEREVALRRGRDGIPYGSLPVMRLESPMRSSNLGTRAEAWSAEEKLGMTLEDKEKHRGRHENGGLDASPYQRSSADLRISEVKPALEVTKEKERIFLLTRPDENVSGSKRKAVAPPEELPADIIANKKSKEWSCALCQVSATSEKALEGHVLGKKHKLKETALIAQRGAKNFIIGLLTCKASKSNRVAGTIDPGEEEAVEHEAQSLLSEKAGEATLKKYDLLLLENPKSEHWKKTPSEAIRNLQKNEDPKKKPCKFWCDMCQVGTLSSKIMDTHIKGKKHLNILRNREQNGGTGSVNQKKSAASMEEASENGENIDSEKFNQALDQASSEDHKLLDAFHHGEQEGEALNSDNINKALDEKRSEGH, encoded by the exons ATGGACGCCAGAAATCGCGGCAACAATCAACAAGATACGCCTCACATTCCTCATCCCATCTCCCCCGGTTACTATATTTCAACAGAACAAGCTCATGGAG GTGGGCATAAGGACCCAGAATTCAGGTGGCTTCAGCACGGATACATCCGAAATGACTATCCCCGTGATCTCCGTCACCCTCATTCTCATCCTCAAGACTTGCACGAGGCGATTCGATGGGAAATTGAGAAGGAAAGGATTAGGGAGGACATAATCATGCAAGAGATCATGAGAAGACGTGTTCTAGAAGCAGAGGTGAGGAGGGAGTTGATGATGGAGAGGGAAGTGGCTCTACGGAGAGGCAGAGATGGGATTCCATATGGTTCATTGCCAGTAATGAGGTTGGAATCTCCGATGAGGTCTTCGAATTTGGGAACAAGAGCAGAAGCATGGTCTGCAGAGGAAAAACTTGGTATGACACTTGAGGATAAGGAAAAGCATAGAGGGAGGCATGAGAATGGAGGATTGGATGCTTCGCCCTATCAGAGAAGTTCTGCTGACCTGAGGATCTCAGAGGTTAAGCCTGCATTAGAAGttacaaaagaaaaagaaagaatttttttgcTC ACGAGGCCAGATGAAAATGTATCTGGATCAAAAAGGAAGGCCGTAGCACCACCCGAAGAGCTTCCTGCTGATATTATTGCGAACAAGAAATCTAAAGAGTGGAGTTGTGCCCTTTGCCAAGTTAGTGCCACCAGCGAAAAGGCTCTAGAAGGACATGTGCTTGGAAAGAAACACAAGTTGAAAGAGACTGCATTGATAGCTCAGAGAGGTGCGAAAAACTTTATCATTGGACTTTTAACCTGTAAAGCTTCGAAGTCAAATCGTGTTGCTGGGACCATTGATCCAGGGGAAGAGGAAGCGGTAGAACATGAAGCTCAATCTTTGTTATCTGAGAAGGCAGGGGAGGCAACATTGAAGAAGTATGATTTGCTATTGTTAGAAAACCCAAAATCAGAACATTGGAAGAAAACTCCATCAGAAGCAATTCGAAATTTACAAAAGAATGAGGATCCAAAGAAGAAGCCTTGTAAGTTTTGGTGCGACATGTGTCAGGTAGGGACTTTGTCTAGCAAAATCATGGACACTCATATAAAGGGGAAGAAACATCTCAACATATTGAGAAATCGTGAGCAAAATGGTGGAACTGGCTCAGTCAACCAAAAGAAGAGTGCTGCTTCCATGGAAGAGGCTTCTGAAAATGGAGAAAACATAGATTCGGAAAAGTTCAACCAGGCATTGGATCAAGCAAGTTCGGAGGATCACAAGCTGTTAGATGCATTCCATCATGGAGAACAAGAAGGAGAAGCCCTGAATTCTGACAATATTAACAAGGCTTTGGATGAAAAGAGGTCCGAGGGTCACTAA